The window aagaagaaaaaaaaaaaaacctcagaaTGTTGATTCTATATGAAAAGACAATTAACCCAGCATCCATCGACTTAATCCAAAGAACCGGAGCAAAGAAAACTCATTTCCATCACAATGAAATTCCGTTGAATCGAAGTTCTCTCCAAGAACAACTAGAATTGGCCAACTGGGTTTCTTACTTTCTATCTAAAGAACATGAAAGGCatacaaaatgcaaaaagaTTAATAAAGTTTGGAACTTTATGCACAAATTATCACACATAAGTAGAAAGTTATGAAGATTCTCGTGTATTGTTAGGAGAATATAATGGAGTAtgattctctctccttctatttccaTTTCGTTCCTTTTCCTCTTCTCAcacattactttttgttttattgtttctataaataaaattaatataaaatattaacttgacttaattgtaaccgttcaaatagaaaagaagaaaaagaaagaaagattagaagatgagagaatcctcctccgaATATAATTCGCATGCTTCTAAATGTGGGTCGAAAATCATTACCAGGTAGAAAGCAAGAGacatcggtttttttttttttctttttctttttataattttatggtgaaCAAGCAAGAGACTTTGTTGGACCTGATGCGATGTTGCTCCATGACATGAGGATGACGATCTCGGAATTCTCAGTGGCAAACAAAATAGTGTTTGCGGTGGACGTCCCTCTTTTTTTCACCCTGTAAACTGTAAAGCACCTTGATGGTTTGGTATGGctgtattttaaaaaaaaaaaaagtaaaaattacttttgttttgttgtaagaATAAGTAActgtaaaataaaacattaaaatatttagtaattataattataaaagtgcttttatttaaaaaaaataaatcacaaaACTTACgggcttttcttcctttctttttctttatgctAGAAATTTCTGATcgtttcctttttcctttcttctttgtttctctttgtttctagctttttcattgttctttctttctatttctttcTGCCGCAATGTTTCAggcttttcttccatttttcatTAATGACCTCTCCTGAAATTTCAAAGTCCTCACCCATCTTTGTCCCCTTCCCATTTGATGGGGGTGGTGAATCGGGGTAGTAGGAAGAGATGGAGGGGATGTGGTGGTGAATCTGGGTAACATTTTGCACCAAGTGATAACAATGGATACAAATGTATGTATGATGTAATTGATTTGTCTTACCTTTTGTCTATGTTTTTTTCTCAGCCAATTTGTTTGAGAATGTTTTCAAAATGACTTAAATCGCTTTCTAATAATTAGAAACGCTCTATTAAAAAAGTAATTATGCCACATGCTTATCCAacataattatttataaaataaaaaataaaaacccacttTTAGCATAAACTCATATAAACACAAATGATTTTTTAAAAAGCAATTGCAAACAGGCAGTGAGGCATGCAACAAGATGAATATAAAAAATCAGCAGAAATATATATACTACAACTGGTGACGTCCCGAACCATTTATGTGGACCGTGTGGTCCATACTGGACACTGAGTTGAGTTGGTCTTTCACCAAAATGATTTAGGACACATGCTCAATATCCTTTTTTAAACAAGAGAACTTTGCACACCAATTTATCATTCATCAGACCAATGTGGATGTACCACTTCTAAATATCTTCGTCGGAATTTCCAAAACTCATCAAGTGTGCCACTCTAAAATGTCTAGAAAGTGGCAAAAATATCATTGAGAAACGGCTCACATTGCATCACAGATGATACGTTTGACTAAACTTTACTAAACATGAGTCGCGGTGGTTTGGAACGGTTTTCATCTTGGGTGGTACTTGCGTAATATTCTAAATTTTGTGTCTACAATTTTCCCTTTtagtaaaaattttgaattcgtCACTTCGTGCTACGGTCTattagtattcctcttcacttaagTGAGAAATCTTAAGTACTAAATTTTAATAATGAATTGACGGACCACAATGCACACCAGGGTATAATTTAGAGACAAACTATAATTAttctaaaagaaaaaagtaaagCTTTATAGCTCTTTTCAACAAAGAGTTGTCGTTTATGAGATTTGAACTCGTGACATCTTTCCACAAACACTTGTACAACAACTATCTGTCAATAACATAAGTGTTTGTCTGAGTTAAACTTACATCAAGTGATTTAATTTTATACTGTACTAAATTAAATTCCTAATGATTAGGCTTTTTGGTTTAGAAAAagggtagtgctatccacatacctatttttacctctcacacacacTCTTAATTTGCGATCGTCAAATacataaattgaagaagattaactccaaaaattaacaaaaatatgtgGAAACTAAATATGAGTGTGAATAGCAATATCCTAGAAAAAAAGGACTCATCATTTGTTTAAACACATTCATCCAAACCATCAATGGAACTACTATTTTGATCATGCACTACTTTATTTGAAGCCTTCTCAGTCCTCCTCCTCTTGGTTCTTCTTTTCACTTCCTCTTCCCTTTTATTTACAAACGAAACGAAGGATCGAAGGCGTCTTGCTTGTGAGCTGTCGCAGTCGGAATCATGAAACCTGTAGTACTGGCGCACCATGCGAAGAACATGAAGAACAAGAGCGAGAAAGCAAGCTATGCCGCTCAGCAGAAAGAGGCCCCAAAAGCTCCTCATTTGAAGGCGGTCTACGGCTTGCTTTGCTCCTTCTGCGCTGCAGGCACTCTTCATCAGCCATTTGTCATGAATCTTTTGAAGATCTCCCCTCTCCGATAGTTTCAACACCGCGGTTGACATGTCAATTGCAAGAGGGGAGTCCCTTGGAAAGGCCTAAAACAGAAGACTTTCTATTATTAGACGAGTGTTAGACAGTCTGCTATGTTATTTTGTCAAACTCCAATTTGTTGACATAGTATTGAATTAAGATTAATATATAACAATATAACATATCAAACTAGAGATATGCTACGAAAAGTTTCTATTAAAACAAATGTCTTGTTCTTTTGTGAATGATATGAAGGGATACGAGATACTTACAAAACCCCAGCCCATTTTGGTGAATTCTTGACCTACGATACTATATCCACATCGAACGGAGAGGAAGAGCTCCATGTATGCACGCTCATCAATCACTGCAACAACACCGCCTGCATTAGGACCATCTTTCAAGGCCTTCTCATATTCTTCTGGGGAATTAAGAGGCACAAGTCTTGACTTGTGTATGTTTAGCTCATCAGTTAAGTAGTTTTCAGCGAATGAATTCTTTAGGAAACCAATGCGATCATTGCTGTTTGCCAGACTTTCAATccctttgacaggtgaagaAAGCTGCTCGACAGTAAGGATTGATGTCAGGCTAGCAATGTAGCTTGAGTTGAGTATTAGAACCACAAATAGCCATATGATAAGCACAAATCGACCAAGCGTGCTGCCGGTTTTTTCTTCTGCATAATGTTACCATGGAATAAGATCAGCCAGTTTATAAGTAACAATTCTTTTATTCAAACTTAGATGCAGAGCGGGGAGCACGTGGCTCTATCCACTTTGACTATGCCTATgttgatatataagtaaatTTAACAAAACTTAACGTTCTTTTTGCTTTTCACTTACTTTGGGAGAAGAACAGAGTTGAAAAGCTAAACCTGCAAAGCCCAAAAAAACAGAACAGCAATTATTTTAGCACAGTTAACAGCTCAATTTTGCATTAGTGGATTAAAGAGCTTACCAAATAATTGTGACAAATTGTTTTCTCGGATGGCCTCGAAAATCCTCGTTAGTCCGACGCTCCAAAATCCAAACAACTGCTCCCACAACTAGGAAGAAAATGCCTGTGACACCCCACATCATTGGAGTAAAAGGCCTCAAAAATGCCCAAGCACTAGAGTTCGTCTTCCTAATTGAAGCAACCACAACTAGACCAGACTCAATGTACGGCTGTGTGAAATCCACCATCTTTGTTCTGCTAGTGGTGATTGTAATATCTCCCACCACACCATCAAACTCCTGCATAAAGattgaaacccaaaaaattaataaccatactgaaatcaagcaaattaagtcaaataattttgttttgtgacaTAAATTTTATACTTACACCAATTTGGATCCTATGCAGAAGTTCACTGTTTTCAGGGTTTTGTTTACCATCCCCGAAAGGTACAAACTGGTACGGGACACCATATGGTAACTCGTTTAAGGCGGCTTGAAAGACCTCAATGCAATAGCCAGTGAACTCATCAGTGCCTTTTACGCCTACAAACTGATGGTAGCTAACTCGATTGGGGACTCCAATCCTGAGCTTTCTTCCGTTGTCAGGGAAAACCCACCCACGAGGCTTCTGAGTTGTTTGTCCGGGCCAGATAATGCTGTATAATCGTTGAGTGTCGGTGCTGGAACCCCTAGAATGCAGCCTCCTTTGAGATTTATCTGGTGGATCAAGTGACAGGCCAGAAGAGTTGGACCAATAACCAATAGTCCTAGTCCCTGTGCCAATCACATTGATCACTTCAAATGCAGGATTAATCAAGTTTCCATCTGGATTAAACTTAAC of the Pyrus communis chromosome 1, drPyrComm1.1, whole genome shotgun sequence genome contains:
- the LOC137719961 gene encoding glutamate receptor 3.6-like; this translates as MSFRSLNINMNLVLLVLFMVFYKGSSASGLSTTNVTARPDVVNIGAIITFDSVIGKIAKLAITLAVEDVNSNPEILNETKLTLKMQNTKSSDFLGIIEALQFMENDTVAIIGPQYSATAHVISHIADELNVPLLSFAATDPTLSPNQFPFFVRTTRSDLFQMAAVADLVGYYEWRDVIAIYVNDDFGRNAIAALGDKLSVKRCKISYKVPLSPKTTKDEIRKALISVSLMESRIVILHLYTSWGLQVLTEAQSQMMMSSPYVWIATDWFSTIIDSDPSLPFAATDDMQGVLTLKMYTPESELKKKFKSRWSNLTGARRVNGSSFGLNTYGLYAYDSVWLLAHALDSFFASGGNISFANDSNLHELRGGKLNLDALNKFNGGSQLLQSILEVNTTGLTGQVKFNPDGNLINPAFEVINVIGTGTRTIGYWSNSSGLSLDPPDKSQRRLHSRGSSTDTQRLYSIIWPGQTTQKPRGWVFPDNGRKLRIGVPNRVSYHQFVGVKGTDEFTGYCIEVFQAALNELPYGVPYQFVPFGDGKQNPENSELLHRIQIGEFDGVVGDITITTSRTKMVDFTQPYIESGLVVVASIRKTNSSAWAFLRPFTPMMWGVTGIFFLVVGAVVWILERRTNEDFRGHPRKQFVTIIWFSFSTLFFSQKEKTGSTLGRFVLIIWLFVVLILNSSYIASLTSILTVEQLSSPVKGIESLANSNDRIGFLKNSFAENYLTDELNIHKSRLVPLNSPEEYEKALKDGPNAGGVVAVIDERAYMELFLSVRCGYSIVGQEFTKMGWGFAFPRDSPLAIDMSTAVLKLSERGDLQKIHDKWLMKSACSAEGAKQAVDRLQMRSFWGLFLLSGIACFLALVLHVLRMVRQYYRFHDSDCDSSQARRLRSFVSFVNKREEEVKRRTKRRRTEKASNKVVHDQNSSSIDGLDECV